Within Paenibacillus sp. RUD330, the genomic segment CAGCATGCCGTTTCCGCACCAAGGACAGCATACGTTGGCTTCCATTTGGATCCTTCCTTTCCGGACCGGCTGGCGGGCAAAAGAAAAACCCCAGCTTTTTTCGAAATGCTTCCGAAATGCTGAGGCTGCGCTTAGCTGCTGCCGGGATTGTTTGCTTCGGCTTTGGCGGCGAGACGAGCGGTCTTGGCCTCTTCCGCTTTTTTCTGCAAGCCTTTGCTCACATAGGGCTTCGGTTTGCTTGCGGCGCGCTTGGCGCCGGCCTGCCAGCGGTTCCAGCCCTTCTTGCCCGTACCCCGCCCGGTGCCTCCGCCTTTGGATTTGCTCATGCTTCCTTCACTCCAATCGTGCTTCTATCATACTCTGTCAACCTGTTTACGGCAAATCCGCCCCTGTTTCCTTACCAATATTTAAGCATGGGGCTGCTCTCTCTTTTTGTTTACGATGGGTGATAGACCGCCCGAAAGAGAGTTGAAGACCGATGATGAGCCTACATATTCGACGATTAGCCCGGAAAGGAGCCTTCCTCCTGCTGGGAGCGGCCATGACGGCGCCGCTCTTTCCTTCCGCCCAAGCCGCTGCCGCCTCTCCGGCGTTCAAGGACATCTCCGGCAGCTATGCGGAGAGCGCCATCCTGCGCCTGGCCGAGCTCGGAATCGTGTCCGGCACTTCTGCCGACCGCTATTCTCCAGCGCGAAGCGTCACCAGAGCCGAGCTTGCGACCCTGATCGCAAGAACGCTTGGCCTCGAGCCGGTTCAGGCCGCCATTCCCGCATTCCGCGACTTGCCCCGCTCCTCTGCCTTCTATCCCATGATCCAGGCCGCGGTCAATCTTGGCTGGATCGGCGGACGTTCCGCCGACCGGTTCGAGCCTTCGGCAAGCGTCACCCGCGAGGAAGCCGCCGTCATGCTGCTGCGCGCCTTGAAGCGGGGCGCTCCCGTCAGCGGCCAAACCGTCTACCGGGATCAAGAGCGGATCTCCCCGTGGGCGGAAGCATCCGTACTGGAGATGAACCGGCTGTCGCTGATGGCCGGAGATGAGGGCTACTTCCGTCCCAAGGCGGCGATCAGCCGGGCGGAAGCCGCTGTGCTGCTGGACCGCATCCGAAGCCATGCGGTATGGTCGCAGCAGTTCGAGGCCGTGCCCGCAGCACCCGTCCAGATGGGCTGGCAGTACGGCTCCACGACGGAACAGTTCAAGCAGCAGGCATTGTCCAGCGGAATCAACACGCTGTCGCCCCGATGGCTGTTCGTCGGTCCGCAGGGCTTATCCTCCGATGCCTCCGATGCCAAGCTCGTCCAATGGGCCCATTCCAAAGGCAAGAAAGTATGGGTCATGGTCGGCAACCGATCCAGGCAGGAGGATACGCATACCCTGCTGAGCCAGCCGGCGAGCCGCTCGGCCGCCGTCAAGCAACTCGCCGCCAGCATCCGCGCGAGCGGAGCGGACGGCATCAACCTGGACTTCGAGAATGTCGCTCCCGAAGACCGGCAGAGCTTGACGCTGTTCGTCACCGAGCTGGCGAAGGCTCTTCATGCCGTCGGCGACGTGCTGTCCGTAAGCGTGTCTCCGGATACAAGCAGCGATTGGACCGAAGCGTTCGATTATGCCGCCTTGGGTTCAAGCGCAGATTACATCGTGCTGATGGGATATGACGAGCATTGGAGCGGGGGCCAGAATGCAGGAGCCGTCGCTTCCCTTCCCTGGGTGGCCAGAGGGCTTGGCAAGCTGCAGGGCGATGTGCCGGCCGCCAAGACGATTCTCGGCCTGCCGTTTTATACGAGGGATTGGAGCACTGGCGCGAGCGGCATCGTGGCATCGGCCGATCTCAGCCTTCCCCAGCAGAACGGCATCGTCCAATCGCTCGGCCTGCGTCCGGCTTGGAGCTCCGGCTCATCGACATACGGCACGAGTTATTCTATCGGCGCCGTGCGCCACCAGATCTGGCTTGAAGACAGCCGGTCCTTGTCGGCCAAAATGAGCCTGGCCCTTCAGAGCGGCGCTGCCGGATTCGCCTACTGGTATATGGGCGGTGAAAGCTCGGATGTGTGGGCTGCCCAGCGCAATGCGATCCGTTATGCCGGATATGCATTCCAATGAATTCCACGCGATCATGCACTCCTGCCTGATAAAAAGGCCGTTCCGGGCGATTGATGCCGGAACGGCCTTTTTTGGGCTTCCCGAGTTCCTGAGTTCCTGAGTTCCTGAGTTCCTGAGTTCCTGAGTTCCTGAGTTCCTGAGTTCCTGAACTCATCCTCCGAATGATTTCCTATTGAAATCCTGTCGACAATCCTTTATGGACATGATGATAATTCGATGCAATTAATGTCCATGTATTTTAACATCATAAATAGTTTATGCCATGGATTCATTGCGGTCCGAGCTGCGGATGATCCGGCATGACCCACGCGTTTCGAAAATCGACCCATCCTCTATGGCCGTTGCCGCTTCCTCGGCCTGGATTCGGCACCGAAATATAGGATGGCTCCGGAACAACTGAAAGAGAGCTGATCGTCGATCAGCTCTCTTTGCCCTCCATTCCTTCCGTGTCAGGCTTCTTCGTTGATCAGCACCTTCCGTCCCTTCAGCTTCAGTACGAGCGGAATGGTCACCCACAGCAGTCCGATGAACAGGAACAGCAGCGATACCGGCTTTTCCAGGAAGATCATGAAATTCCCGTTGGATATCGTCAGCGCCCGGCGCATGTTGTTCTCCATCATCGGTCCGAGAATGAGGCCGAGCACGAGCGGCGCCAGCGGATAATCGTTCTTGGCGAGGAAATATCCGGCCAGGCCGCATCCCATGATGAGCAGCAGGTCGAAGGTGGAATATTGCACTGCGTAGACTCCGAATACGGAAAAGACGATGATCAAGGGAATCAGATACTTCGCCGGCGTCTGGATGACCTTGGCGAAGATGCGGACAAGCGGCAGATTGAGGATGAGCAGCATCAGATTCCCGACGAACATGCTGGCGATGACTCCCCAGGCGAGCTGCGGATGATCCTGGAACAGCAAGGGACCGGGCTGGACGTTGTACATGATGAAGGCGCCCATGAGAATCGCCGTCGTGCCGGAGGATGGGATGCCGAGGCTGAGCAGCGGGATCATCGCTCCGCCTGATGCGGCGTTGTTGGCCGATTCCGGCGCCGCGACGCCGGCGATCGCGCCTTTGCCGAACTGCTCGGGATTTTTGCTGATCTTCTTTTCCATGATATAAGCGAAGAAGGAAGCGAGAATCGCTCCCGCTCCGGGAAGCAGCCCGATGAAAAAGCCGAGCACGGAGCCGCGGGCGATCGGAGCGGCGCTGTCCTTCATGTCCTGCTTCGTCGGCAGGATGCGGTTGATCTTCGCCATTTCCCCTTCATTGCTGTCCTTCTCCAGTATCGTCTTGAACACCTCGCCGACAGCGAACAAGCCGACGGCAACGGTCAGGAACTCAAGGCCTTGATAGAGCTCCGGCACGCCGAAGGTGAACCGTTCCACTCCCGACACGCTGTCGATGCCGATCGTCGCCAGAAGCAGGCCGAATGCGGTCATGATCAAGGATTTGAGCATCGACTTGCCGGCCAGGCCGCTGATCGCCAGCAAGCCGAGAATCATCAGCGAGAAGTATTCCGCCGGACCGAACTTGATCGCGACGGCAGACAGCGGGCGCGCCAGAAAAATGAGGCCGATCAGGGATATGATTCCCGCCGCGAAGGATCCGATGGCCGCGATCGCAAGCGCCGCACCCGCCCTGCCCTGCTTCGCCATCTGGTAGCCGTCGAGCGTCGTGACGACCGACGACGATTCTCCCGGCGTGTTCAGCAGGATGGAAGTCGTCGAGCCTCCGTACATCGCGCCGTAATAGACGCCCGCCAGCAGAATGATGGAGCTTGTCGCCGCCTCTTCGGGAGACAATCCCGACGTCATCGTCGCCGTGATCGGAATGAGCAGCGCCACGCCGCTCATCGGACCGATGCCGGGCAGCACTCCGACGACGGTGCCGATCAGCACGCCGAAGAAGACGAAGAGAAGATTATGCCATTGCATGGCCGTAGCAAGCCCGTGAAGCAAATAATCGATCGTGCTCATGTTGCCGCCCCCTTAGGATAAGCCCAGCCATGCCGGAAAACCCGGAAGGGATCCGTCGAGCACATGGACATAGAGATAGTAGATGCCGAATGAAAAGCAGGCTGCAATCAGGATCGAGGCGGCCAGGCGACCCTTCTGCATCGTCTGGAACCCGGTCAGCAGGAACAGGAAGGTCGTGATGACGAATCCCACGCTTTCCAGCAGCAGGGCGTATAGGACCGCCGCGATGAATATGATGCCGAAGCGCTTGTAGTCCAGAGGAGCTTTTGCCGATGAGGCCCGCTCCTTGCGGAACGTGTCATAGATCAGCTTGGCGCTGAGCAGCAGGAGGCATCCCCCCAGGAAAAGCGGAAAGATGTTGGCTCCGATGCTGCTGCCGTAAGCGCTGGAGGAGATGGTGCTGCTGCCTGCCATGAAAAAGATGCCGATGGCGCCGAACACGATGCCTGCATATCGGTCAAAGCTGTGGTTCACCGGGATTCCTCCTTTCTCCGGGCGGATAGCCGCGGTTCGAAAAGCTTTATTTTTGCATGCCGAGCGCTGCCAGCATATCGTGCAGCTGCTTGTTCTGGTCTTCCAGGAACGTCTTGAAGTCATCCGAGTTCCGGTAGTCCGTCTGCCAGTTGTTCGCCTTCATTTCGGCCGCCCACTCCGGCGAATCCTTCATTTTGGCAAGCGCTTCGTCCCAGAAGGCCTTCGCCCCCTCGCTCATTTCCTTCGGTCCGAAAATGCCGCGCCAGATCAGGAACTCGGCATCGATGCCCTGCTCCTTCATCGTCGGCACATCCTTCAGATTGTCCAGCCGCTCCGGCGCCGCGACCGCCAGCACTTTGATCTTGCCGGACTTCACATACTGGTCCAGGGAAGAGGCATCGGTGCCGAGCACGTCCGCATTGCCGCCCAGCAGGGCGGTCAGCGCTTCCCCTCCTCCGTCGTAGGAGACATATTTGATCGTTTTGGGATCGATTCCATATTTGTAGGCCGGGAGAATCGAGACCAGATGATCCATGGAGCCCGGCGCCGAGCCGCCCGCCACCGTGAATGCGGTCGGATCCTTCTTGATGTCGTCCAGCAGGGTTTTCAGATCGCCGTATTTGGAGTCGGCCGCGACGGCGATGGCCCCGTAGTCTTTGGTCAGCTGCGCCAGCGGCGTCGTATCCGCGTAACCGTAAGGCGAATTGCCTTCCTTCTTCAAGTTGTTGATCAGAATCGGAGGCGAATTGACGAACAGCTTGTAATCGTCCTTCTTGTCTTTCGTCGCATATTCGGCCATGAATACGGCGCCGCCGCCGCCGGGCTTGTTCTCGACCGTAATCGCTTTCGTGACGGCCTTGCTTTCGGTCAGCACCTTGGAAATGGTGCGTGCGGTCATGTCCCATCCTCCGCCGGCTCCCGACGGTGCGACCAGCGTCAGCGACCTGGACGGATAGCTTGCGGAGCTTCCGCCTCCTCCATCGCCGCAAGCTGCAAGCCCTAAGCTCAGGACGAGCAGCGGAGTCAGGACAGCCGCTGTCTTCAGCAGTCTTTTATTCATTTCAAAAACCCCTTTGCATGTAGTATAGTTTAGCTGATCGATCTCATTTCCCCATCTTATAAAGCGCTTTCATAATACCATCCGCCTGCATGCCCAACCACGTTAAGGACATAAAACGAATTGAATTCGTTTCGGGCGTTTTGTTCATTTTGTTCACGCCGCTCTCTCTTCCCGGGAATGCCGGCCTGAGCCAACGGAGGCTGCCTTCATCATGCGCTTGCAAACCAAATTGATCCTCATCATCTGCTCTCTCCTGACCCTGCTCATTCTCGCGCTTGGGGGAACGTTCTATTATGTCGTAACCCGCGTCGTGGAGCAGCAGATCGGCGTACGGGCCTTGACCGTCGCAGAGTCGCTGGCGGTCATGCCCGAAATACGGCAGGCGCTGCTGTCCCCCGATCCGAGCCGTGTCATCCAGCCGATCGCGGAAAGCGTCCGCCTCAAAACGAAAGCCGAATACGTCGTCATCGGCGACCGCAACGGAATCCGCCTCTCCCATCCTATCGCGGACCGGATCGGCAAGCCGATGGTCGGAGGCGACAACGGACCTGTTCTGGAGGGAAAAGCGATCATATCCGAAGCGATCGGTTCCATGGGGCTGTCGCTCCGCGGCAAGGCCCCTATCCTCGATGGGAAAGGACAAGTCATCGGAATCGTCAGCGTCGGATTCCTCGCCTCGGAGATCGACCGGATCGACGACCCTTACCAGCATAAGGTCTATGCCGTATGCGCCTTCGTGCTTTTGCTCGGGGCTGCCGGCGCCGTCTTCATCGCGCGCAGCGTGCGCCGTTCCATCCATGGACTGGAGCCCAAGGAAATCGGAGCGCTATATATGGAGAAGAAAGCGATTCTGGAATCGATCCGGGAAGGCGTCATCGCCGTCAATCGGGAGGGCCGGATTACGATGGCCAACCGCATCGCCATGGACATTCTCCAGGTTCCCGAGAACGAGGATCTGACCGGCAGGGCGATTGAGGAGGTACTTCCGAATACGGGCCTGCTTGAAGTCGTGCGGAGCGGAGAGATCCAGCTGGACCGGGAAATGCAGATGCGCGGCAAGGATGTCGTCGCCAACCGGGTGCCGCTGCTGGACGGCAAGGGAGAAGTAGCCGGAGCGGTATCCAGCTTCAGGGACAAGTCGGAGCTGTATCGCCTTGCGCAGGAGCTGTCGAGGGTCAAGCTGTTCGCGGACTCCCTGCGCGCCCAGACACATGAATTCTCCAACCGCCTGTATGTCATCTCCGGGCTTATCCAGCTGGGCTCGCACCAGGAAGCGGTCGAGCTGATCCACAGCGAAGCCGGCATGCAGCAGAACCTCGTGCAGTTCATCATGCGCGAGATTCCGGATCCGATCATCGGCGGATTCCTGATCGGCAAGTTCAATCATGCGAGAGAGCTCAAGGTCAGCTTCACTCTTGATGCCGAGAGCAGCTTCAGGGATGTGCCCGAGCAGCTGGACCGCAGCCTGCTCGTGACGATCATCGGCAATCTTGTCGACAACGCAATGGAAGCCGTGCTGGCACGCAGCGGCCTTTCGCCGCAGGAGCGGCGGGTCAGCCTGCTGCTGACGGATCTCGGCAAGGATCTCATCGTCGAATGCGAGGACAACGGCGCGGGCGTGGCGGAGGGGCTCGGCGAGACGGTCTTCCATAAAGGCATCTCCACCAAAGAAGGCGAGGATCGGGGAATCGGCCTCTATCTTGTGCATGATGCCGTGACGAGGCTCGGGGGCATGGCGACTTACAGCCGCAAGCCTACCGGAGGAACGATTTTTATCGCGGCGGTGCCGAAGCATCCGGACTAACAGGAGGTTGAAGTCATGGAACAGCAAAATAAGCCCGACATGCCGATCGAAGTGCTGATCATCGAAGACGATCTGCGCATCGCCGAGATCAACAGGCGGTTTCTGGAGCAGATTCCCGGCTTCCGGGTATGCGGAATCGCTACCGACGAAGCACAGGCCAAGATCCAGCTTGAAATTCTGGAGCCTCAGCTTGTGCTTCTCGACATTTACCTGCCGCCGGCAAGCGGCCTGGACCTTCTGCGGCATATTCGGCAGCTGCACCGAAGCACCGATGTCGTCATGATAACGGCCGCCCGCGAGATCGGACCGGTGCAGGAGGCGATCCGCTGCGGGGCCTTCGACTATTTGATGAAGCCGGTCGTGTTCGACAGGCTCAAGGAAACGCTGGAAAGATACGCCCATTACCATCGCGAGCTCTCGCGCCTGCACGAAGCCGACAGCATCGGACAGCATGACGTGGACCGCCTGCTCACCCGGGCGGGAGAGCTCCCTGGACCGGCCGACTTGTCGCCGCTGCCCAAGGGGATCGACAGGCTGACGCTCGACAAGGTGTCCCAAGCTATCGCCGGCGACAAGAACGGCATGTCTGCCGAAAAAGTC encodes:
- a CDS encoding DUF3934 family protein, whose product is MSKSKGGGTGRGTGKKGWNRWQAGAKRAASKPKPYVSKGLQKKAEEAKTARLAAKAEANNPGSS
- a CDS encoding S-layer homology domain-containing protein, coding for MTAPLFPSAQAAAASPAFKDISGSYAESAILRLAELGIVSGTSADRYSPARSVTRAELATLIARTLGLEPVQAAIPAFRDLPRSSAFYPMIQAAVNLGWIGGRSADRFEPSASVTREEAAVMLLRALKRGAPVSGQTVYRDQERISPWAEASVLEMNRLSLMAGDEGYFRPKAAISRAEAAVLLDRIRSHAVWSQQFEAVPAAPVQMGWQYGSTTEQFKQQALSSGINTLSPRWLFVGPQGLSSDASDAKLVQWAHSKGKKVWVMVGNRSRQEDTHTLLSQPASRSAAVKQLAASIRASGADGINLDFENVAPEDRQSLTLFVTELAKALHAVGDVLSVSVSPDTSSDWTEAFDYAALGSSADYIVLMGYDEHWSGGQNAGAVASLPWVARGLGKLQGDVPAAKTILGLPFYTRDWSTGASGIVASADLSLPQQNGIVQSLGLRPAWSSGSSTYGTSYSIGAVRHQIWLEDSRSLSAKMSLALQSGAAGFAYWYMGGESSDVWAAQRNAIRYAGYAFQ
- a CDS encoding tripartite tricarboxylate transporter permease, with the protein product MSTIDYLLHGLATAMQWHNLLFVFFGVLIGTVVGVLPGIGPMSGVALLIPITATMTSGLSPEEAATSSIILLAGVYYGAMYGGSTTSILLNTPGESSSVVTTLDGYQMAKQGRAGAALAIAAIGSFAAGIISLIGLIFLARPLSAVAIKFGPAEYFSLMILGLLAISGLAGKSMLKSLIMTAFGLLLATIGIDSVSGVERFTFGVPELYQGLEFLTVAVGLFAVGEVFKTILEKDSNEGEMAKINRILPTKQDMKDSAAPIARGSVLGFFIGLLPGAGAILASFFAYIMEKKISKNPEQFGKGAIAGVAAPESANNAASGGAMIPLLSLGIPSSGTTAILMGAFIMYNVQPGPLLFQDHPQLAWGVIASMFVGNLMLLILNLPLVRIFAKVIQTPAKYLIPLIIVFSVFGVYAVQYSTFDLLLIMGCGLAGYFLAKNDYPLAPLVLGLILGPMMENNMRRALTISNGNFMIFLEKPVSLLFLFIGLLWVTIPLVLKLKGRKVLINEEA
- a CDS encoding tripartite tricarboxylate transporter TctB family protein, with product MNHSFDRYAGIVFGAIGIFFMAGSSTISSSAYGSSIGANIFPLFLGGCLLLLSAKLIYDTFRKERASSAKAPLDYKRFGIIFIAAVLYALLLESVGFVITTFLFLLTGFQTMQKGRLAASILIAACFSFGIYYLYVHVLDGSLPGFPAWLGLS
- a CDS encoding tripartite tricarboxylate transporter substrate binding protein, which gives rise to MNKRLLKTAAVLTPLLVLSLGLAACGDGGGGSSASYPSRSLTLVAPSGAGGGWDMTARTISKVLTESKAVTKAITVENKPGGGGAVFMAEYATKDKKDDYKLFVNSPPILINNLKKEGNSPYGYADTTPLAQLTKDYGAIAVAADSKYGDLKTLLDDIKKDPTAFTVAGGSAPGSMDHLVSILPAYKYGIDPKTIKYVSYDGGGEALTALLGGNADVLGTDASSLDQYVKSGKIKVLAVAAPERLDNLKDVPTMKEQGIDAEFLIWRGIFGPKEMSEGAKAFWDEALAKMKDSPEWAAEMKANNWQTDYRNSDDFKTFLEDQNKQLHDMLAALGMQK
- a CDS encoding sensor histidine kinase produces the protein MRLQTKLILIICSLLTLLILALGGTFYYVVTRVVEQQIGVRALTVAESLAVMPEIRQALLSPDPSRVIQPIAESVRLKTKAEYVVIGDRNGIRLSHPIADRIGKPMVGGDNGPVLEGKAIISEAIGSMGLSLRGKAPILDGKGQVIGIVSVGFLASEIDRIDDPYQHKVYAVCAFVLLLGAAGAVFIARSVRRSIHGLEPKEIGALYMEKKAILESIREGVIAVNREGRITMANRIAMDILQVPENEDLTGRAIEEVLPNTGLLEVVRSGEIQLDREMQMRGKDVVANRVPLLDGKGEVAGAVSSFRDKSELYRLAQELSRVKLFADSLRAQTHEFSNRLYVISGLIQLGSHQEAVELIHSEAGMQQNLVQFIMREIPDPIIGGFLIGKFNHARELKVSFTLDAESSFRDVPEQLDRSLLVTIIGNLVDNAMEAVLARSGLSPQERRVSLLLTDLGKDLIVECEDNGAGVAEGLGETVFHKGISTKEGEDRGIGLYLVHDAVTRLGGMATYSRKPTGGTIFIAAVPKHPD
- a CDS encoding response regulator, yielding MEQQNKPDMPIEVLIIEDDLRIAEINRRFLEQIPGFRVCGIATDEAQAKIQLEILEPQLVLLDIYLPPASGLDLLRHIRQLHRSTDVVMITAAREIGPVQEAIRCGAFDYLMKPVVFDRLKETLERYAHYHRELSRLHEADSIGQHDVDRLLTRAGELPGPADLSPLPKGIDRLTLDKVSQAIAGDKNGMSAEKVAKLIGFSRSTSRRYLEYLVGLGTIDADLAYGVGRPERVYRCRKGRS